One genomic window of Aptenodytes patagonicus chromosome 3, bAptPat1.pri.cur, whole genome shotgun sequence includes the following:
- the CIMIP2C gene encoding ciliary microtubule inner protein 2C has translation MRHPQGPQTVTACQTEGQDPCPHTPLHTSFSLDGGRSQDLSRAAQEHGCDRRFCTLTQQHREFYWDKSRMLYLLPYVVLPSKEKERYPHPLDLGASDQPQHCRHRPGGLDAASAPRTTLLLAQPRRQLDPPCCEMGSYRDAVSYG, from the exons ATGAGACACCCCCAGGGTCCCCAGACCGTGACGGCATGCCAAACAGAGGGCCAGGACCCGTGCCCGCACACCCCACTGCACACCTCCTTCAGCCTGGACGGCGGCCGATCCCAGGACCTGAGCAG GGCAGCTCAGGAGCACGGCTGTGACCGGCGTTTCTGCACG CTGACCCAGCAGCACCGCGAGTTTTACTGGGACAAGAGCAGGATGCTGTACCTCCTTCCCTACGTCGTGCTGCCCTCGAAGGAAAAGGAGAGATATCCTCATCCACTCGACCT ggGAGCCTCGGACCAGCCACAGCACTGCAGACACCGACCAGGGGGGTTGGATGCTGCCTCTGCCCCACGGACGACTCTCCTGCTTGCACAGCCCAGGAGGCAGCTGGACCCTCCTTGCTGCGAGATGGGAAGTTACAGGGACGCTGTGAGCTATGGCTAG